A single window of Neisseria sp. KEM232 DNA harbors:
- the rlmB gene encoding 23S rRNA (guanosine(2251)-2'-O)-methyltransferase RlmB — protein MANQRLIYGFHAVNARLWQNPKSLTELYIQEGKNDARTREVLEKAAAENVRVHFADADRLNAIAKGARHQGVAGFIDASKNHVHLEDVLENLSEPPLLLILDGITDPHNLGACLRTADAMGVHAVIAPKDKSAGLNATVSKVACGAAETVPYITVTNLARTLRELKEYGIWIVGTDMGGSADLYHADLPESIAWVMGNEGEGMRRLTREHCDMLVSIPMFGTVESMNVSVSAGMVLSETRRQRVLKTLGRG, from the coding sequence ATGGCCAACCAAAGACTCATCTACGGCTTTCACGCCGTCAACGCCCGCCTGTGGCAAAACCCCAAATCCCTTACCGAACTCTACATCCAAGAGGGCAAAAACGATGCCCGCACGCGCGAAGTGTTGGAAAAAGCCGCCGCCGAAAACGTGCGCGTGCATTTTGCCGATGCCGACCGCCTGAACGCTATCGCCAAAGGCGCGCGCCATCAGGGCGTAGCCGGTTTTATCGATGCCTCGAAAAACCACGTCCACCTTGAAGACGTGTTGGAAAACCTGAGCGAACCGCCGCTTCTGCTCATCCTCGACGGCATCACCGACCCGCACAACCTCGGCGCGTGCCTGCGTACCGCCGACGCAATGGGCGTACACGCCGTGATTGCGCCGAAAGACAAAAGCGCGGGGCTGAACGCCACCGTGAGCAAAGTCGCCTGCGGCGCGGCCGAAACCGTGCCCTACATCACCGTAACCAACCTCGCCCGCACCCTGCGCGAGTTGAAAGAATACGGCATCTGGATAGTCGGCACCGACATGGGGGGCTCGGCCGATTTGTACCACGCCGACCTGCCCGAGAGCATCGCCTGGGTGATGGGCAACGAGGGCGAAGGCATGCGCCGCCTCACGCGCGAGCATTGCGATATGCTGGTATCGATACCGATGTTCGGCACGGTGGAAAGCATGAACGTGTCCGTCAGCGCTGGCATGGTGTTGAGCGAAACGCGGCGGCAGCGGGTGTTGAAAACTCTGGGACGCGGTTGA
- the rluD gene encoding 23S rRNA pseudouridine(1911/1915/1917) synthase RluD produces MQNSSFENGGDYNDDFEFGAAPAAETCLNLTVPLDLAGLRLDAALAKLLPDYSRSRLADWIKEGAVSVDGKPAKPKDKLIGGEKLAVQVQESNETLAFTPEPMDLDIVYEDDSVIVLNKPAGLVVHPAAGNWSGTLLNGLLAHCPALQNVPRAGIVHRLDKDTSGLMVVANTLSAQNHLVKQMQERTVKRVYRAVADGIVPFDGKIETQIGRDPHNRVKMAVVKFGGKEAVTHVKVLERYQAHSYIECQLETGRTHQIRVHMREANHPLSGDPVYGNPRHACSDTVKSTVRQLGRQALHAYRLSFVHPQSGETVHFEAPLPADIYHLLSVLRLESGMDSSLSHEEEWQERFADEDNDWNEDDYDVETIYVRD; encoded by the coding sequence ATGCAGAACTCTTCATTTGAAAATGGCGGCGATTATAACGACGATTTTGAGTTTGGTGCAGCCCCTGCCGCCGAAACTTGTCTGAATTTAACCGTGCCGCTCGATTTGGCCGGGCTGCGTCTCGACGCCGCCTTAGCCAAGCTGCTGCCCGACTACTCGCGCTCGCGCCTGGCCGACTGGATTAAAGAAGGCGCGGTGTCGGTGGACGGCAAACCCGCCAAGCCCAAAGACAAGCTGATAGGCGGCGAGAAACTGGCCGTACAGGTGCAGGAAAGCAACGAAACGCTGGCCTTCACGCCCGAGCCTATGGATTTGGACATCGTTTACGAAGACGACAGCGTGATCGTGCTGAACAAACCCGCCGGACTCGTCGTACACCCCGCCGCGGGCAACTGGTCGGGCACGCTGCTCAACGGCCTTTTGGCGCATTGCCCAGCCTTGCAGAACGTGCCGCGTGCGGGCATCGTCCACCGTCTCGACAAAGATACCAGCGGCCTGATGGTCGTTGCCAACACCCTGAGCGCGCAAAACCACCTGGTCAAACAAATGCAGGAGCGCACGGTCAAACGCGTTTACCGCGCCGTGGCCGACGGCATCGTGCCCTTCGACGGAAAAATCGAAACCCAAATCGGCCGCGACCCGCACAACCGCGTCAAAATGGCAGTGGTGAAATTCGGCGGCAAAGAAGCCGTCACCCACGTGAAAGTGCTCGAACGCTATCAGGCGCACAGCTATATAGAATGCCAACTGGAAACCGGCCGCACCCACCAAATCCGCGTCCACATGCGCGAAGCCAACCATCCGCTCTCGGGCGACCCCGTCTACGGCAACCCGCGCCACGCCTGCTCCGACACCGTCAAAAGCACCGTGCGCCAACTGGGCAGACAGGCATTGCATGCCTACCGCCTCAGCTTCGTCCACCCGCAAAGCGGTGAAACCGTGCATTTTGAAGCGCCGCTGCCCGCCGACATCTACCACCTGCTGTCCGTCCTGCGCCTCGAAAGCGGCATGGATTCCTCCCTCAGCCACGAAGAAGAATGGCAGGAACGCTTTGCCGACGAAGACAATGATTGGAACGAAGACGACTACGACGTCGAAACCATCTACGTGCGCGACTGA
- a CDS encoding outer membrane protein assembly factor BamD, with amino-acid sequence MKKILLVALLGAALSGCASKGTSDKDAQITQDWSVEKLYAEAQDELNSNNYTRAVKLYELLESRFPQGRYAQQAQLDTAYAYYKDEEREKALAAVERFQKLHPQHPNMDYALYLKGLILFNEDQSFLNKLASQDWSDRDPKANREAYQAFAELVRRYAQSKYVEDATKRMTKLVDALAGNEMAVARYYAKRGAYLAAANRAQNIVTGFQNTRYVEEALAVMELSYRKMERPQLADDTRRILEKNFPQSPYLTRSWKDNDAPWWRYWK; translated from the coding sequence ATGAAAAAAATTCTTTTAGTAGCGTTGCTGGGTGCGGCGCTGTCCGGCTGTGCAAGTAAAGGCACAAGTGACAAAGACGCGCAAATCACCCAAGACTGGTCGGTGGAAAAACTGTACGCCGAAGCGCAAGACGAGTTGAACAGCAACAATTATACGCGTGCCGTCAAGTTATATGAACTGCTCGAATCCCGCTTCCCGCAAGGCCGTTACGCGCAGCAGGCGCAGCTTGACACGGCCTATGCCTATTACAAGGACGAAGAGCGGGAAAAGGCGCTCGCCGCCGTGGAACGCTTCCAAAAGCTGCACCCGCAGCATCCGAACATGGACTACGCCCTTTATCTCAAAGGGCTGATTCTGTTTAACGAAGACCAATCCTTCCTCAACAAACTCGCCTCGCAGGACTGGTCCGACCGCGATCCCAAAGCCAACCGAGAAGCCTATCAGGCCTTTGCCGAGCTGGTTCGCCGCTATGCGCAGAGCAAATACGTCGAAGACGCCACCAAGCGCATGACCAAGCTGGTGGACGCGCTGGCCGGCAACGAAATGGCCGTCGCCCGCTACTACGCCAAACGCGGCGCCTACCTCGCCGCCGCCAACCGGGCGCAAAACATCGTCACCGGCTTCCAAAACACCCGCTATGTCGAAGAAGCGCTGGCCGTGATGGAACTCTCCTACCGCAAAATGGAGCGCCCGCAGCTTGCCGACGACACCCGCCGCATCTTGGAAAAAAACTTCCCGCAAAGCCCCTACCTGACCCGCTCGTGGAAAGACAACGACGCCCCCTGGTGGCGTTATTGGAAATAA
- the pdxH gene encoding pyridoxamine 5'-phosphate oxidase has product MDLRHIREDYSKQQLSEQDCADSPVVQFEKWLNEAVKAQVNEPTAVNVATVGEDGRPQSRMVLLKEVNPQGFVFFTNYHSRKGRALADCPFAALTFFWPELERQVRIEGRVEKLSEAASDEYFASRPYASRIGAWASEQSSVIADKNVLIKRAAAVGLKHPLNVPRPPHWGGFLVIPDRIEFWQGRPSRLHDRIRYRLSDGLWIKERLAP; this is encoded by the coding sequence ATGGATCTGCGCCACATCCGCGAAGACTACAGCAAACAGCAGCTTTCCGAACAAGACTGCGCCGACAGTCCCGTCGTCCAATTTGAAAAATGGCTGAACGAAGCCGTCAAGGCGCAAGTCAACGAGCCCACCGCCGTCAACGTCGCCACCGTCGGCGAAGACGGCCGCCCGCAAAGCCGCATGGTGCTGCTCAAAGAAGTCAACCCGCAGGGCTTCGTCTTCTTCACGAATTACCACAGCCGCAAAGGCCGCGCCCTCGCCGATTGCCCCTTCGCCGCCCTCACCTTCTTCTGGCCGGAACTCGAACGGCAGGTACGCATCGAAGGGCGCGTCGAAAAACTCTCCGAAGCCGCCTCCGACGAATACTTCGCCTCCCGCCCCTACGCCAGCCGCATCGGCGCGTGGGCAAGCGAACAGAGCAGCGTCATTGCCGACAAAAACGTCCTCATCAAACGCGCCGCCGCCGTCGGCCTCAAACACCCGCTCAACGTCCCCCGCCCGCCGCACTGGGGCGGCTTCCTCGTCATTCCCGACCGCATCGAGTTTTGGCAGGGACGCCCCAGCCGCCTGCACGACCGCATCCGCTACCGCCTTTCAGACGGCCTGTGGATCAAAGAGCGCCTCGCGCCGTAG
- the thiD gene encoding bifunctional hydroxymethylpyrimidine kinase/phosphomethylpyrimidine kinase — protein sequence MQNAAKPFPRVLTIAGSDSGGGAGIQADLKTFGALGAYGASVITAVTAQNTLGVQAIHTVPPETVRAQCESVLSDIRIDAVKIGMLPDCETIRTIAAALRRHPVPFVVLDPVLIATSGDRLALENTVETLFAELVPLADLLTPNLAELAALVGNSPPQDEKEMLHQGANLLGRGAKAVLLKGGHWSGDTARDWLVRQNAEAQCFINSRISTRNTHGTGCTLSAAIAALYPHRKQLPLAVAAAKSYLHGALDAGSRWQLGRGAGPVAHFWRTVR from the coding sequence ATGCAGAACGCAGCAAAACCCTTCCCCCGCGTCCTCACCATCGCCGGCTCGGATTCCGGCGGCGGTGCGGGCATCCAGGCCGACCTCAAAACATTCGGCGCGCTCGGCGCATACGGCGCCAGCGTTATCACCGCCGTTACCGCGCAAAACACCCTCGGCGTGCAGGCCATACACACCGTCCCGCCCGAAACCGTACGCGCCCAATGCGAATCCGTGCTTTCCGACATCCGCATCGACGCCGTCAAAATCGGCATGCTGCCCGACTGCGAAACCATCCGCACCATTGCCGCCGCCCTGCGCCGCCATCCCGTTCCCTTCGTCGTTCTCGATCCCGTCCTCATTGCCACTTCCGGCGACCGCCTCGCCCTCGAAAACACCGTCGAAACCCTGTTTGCCGAACTGGTGCCGCTGGCCGATTTGCTGACGCCCAATCTGGCCGAACTGGCAGCACTCGTCGGCAACAGCCCGCCGCAAGACGAAAAAGAGATGCTGCACCAAGGAGCAAACCTGCTCGGTCGCGGCGCGAAAGCCGTGCTGCTCAAAGGCGGCCATTGGAGCGGCGACACCGCCCGCGACTGGCTGGTGCGGCAGAACGCCGAAGCGCAGTGCTTTATCAACAGCCGCATCAGCACCCGCAATACGCACGGCACGGGCTGCACCCTCTCCGCCGCCATCGCCGCCCTTTATCCGCACCGCAAACAGCTCCCGCTCGCCGTGGCCGCCGCCAAAAGCTATCTGCACGGTGCCCTCGACGCAGGCAGCCGCTGGCAGCTCGGCCGTGGCGCCGGCCCCGTCGCCCATTTCTGGCGCACGGTGCGCTAG
- a CDS encoding MFS transporter, with translation MAHGIDASTANHATACLWLGLAAGSPLINKISNALKSRKWPIAVTTLVQVLSLLCVIYLPMSGAVAMVLYFIFGFCNAGHMLNFTAAADNVPPHLIGTSASIVNGSMFIAGGLLVGLPGKLLAGTQELLADYQHAMLMTAAALAAALLIALLWIKESFPKE, from the coding sequence ATGGCGCACGGCATTGACGCCAGCACCGCCAACCACGCCACCGCCTGCCTGTGGCTGGGACTGGCGGCCGGCAGCCCGCTGATCAACAAAATCTCCAACGCGCTCAAATCGCGCAAATGGCCGATAGCCGTCACCACGCTGGTACAGGTTCTGTCGCTGCTGTGCGTCATTTACCTGCCGATGTCGGGTGCCGTGGCTATGGTACTGTATTTCATCTTCGGCTTCTGCAACGCCGGCCATATGCTCAACTTCACCGCTGCGGCGGACAACGTTCCGCCGCACCTGATCGGCACATCCGCTTCCATCGTCAACGGCTCGATGTTTATCGCAGGCGGCCTGCTGGTGGGGTTGCCGGGCAAACTGCTCGCCGGTACGCAGGAGCTGCTGGCCGACTACCAGCACGCCATGCTGATGACCGCTGCCGCGCTGGCCGCCGCCCTGCTGATTGCCCTGCTGTGGATTAAAGAGAGCTTCCCGAAAGAATAA
- a CDS encoding MFS transporter: MSTQTNNKTYELGGARAWTVWTIAVIFVVWLFNVQTGYAIVNNSVAKTLNLSIEQVGLIAATYTWVFAVAQLFSGALLDKLGSRKVLIPAIGLVILGVFLFAFAQSFEMLLLSQVVLAMGSCAGFVGAGYVGGVWFGMAKFGIMFGLVQLVAALSSAFGQTAFDFALSRWEWRAIITGFGVFGVLLLIAAVMFVHNPSEVEGEKSGAGEFIASVFRSILEVLKKRTDLGDQHPRRHRIRHDSGVRRRLGAETADGARH, from the coding sequence ATGAGTACGCAAACAAACAACAAAACCTACGAACTCGGCGGCGCACGCGCCTGGACGGTATGGACGATCGCCGTGATTTTCGTCGTGTGGCTGTTCAACGTGCAGACCGGCTACGCCATCGTCAACAACAGCGTGGCGAAAACGCTGAACCTCAGCATCGAGCAAGTCGGCCTGATTGCCGCCACCTACACATGGGTGTTCGCCGTCGCCCAACTCTTCTCCGGCGCGCTCTTGGACAAACTGGGCAGCCGCAAAGTGCTGATACCCGCCATCGGCCTGGTTATTTTGGGCGTGTTCCTGTTCGCCTTTGCCCAAAGTTTTGAAATGCTGCTGCTCTCGCAAGTGGTGCTGGCAATGGGATCGTGTGCCGGATTCGTCGGCGCGGGCTACGTCGGCGGCGTGTGGTTCGGCATGGCCAAATTCGGCATCATGTTCGGCCTTGTGCAACTGGTGGCCGCCCTCTCCTCCGCCTTCGGCCAAACCGCCTTCGACTTCGCCCTCAGCCGCTGGGAATGGCGTGCCATCATTACCGGCTTCGGCGTATTCGGCGTTCTTCTGCTGATTGCCGCCGTGATGTTTGTCCACAACCCATCCGAAGTGGAGGGCGAAAAATCCGGCGCGGGCGAGTTCATCGCCTCCGTCTTCCGCTCTATCCTCGAAGTATTGAAAAAAAGAACAGATTTGGGCGATCAGCATCCAAGGCGCCATCGTATTCGGCATGATTCTGGCGTTCGGCGTCGTCTGGGAGCCGAAACTGCTGATGGCGCACGGCATTGA
- the guaD gene encoding guanine deaminase, producing the protein MSIKTAIRGAMLSFRKDPFFHDMEDCLVYESDVVVVMENGKIVKAGAADKILPELDGVPVKRYADSLIVPGFIDCHVHYPQTEIIAAYGEQLIKWLNNYTFIAEQGFKNKEHADEVAEVFLREQVSNGVTSSTVYCTVFPQSVDAVFEAAAKYDMRIMAGKVCMDRNAPAALLDTPQRVYDESKALIGRWHGKGRAEYVITPRFVPTSTPEQMEMIGALAQENPDMLIQSHVSENVNEVAWVKELCSEAKDYTDAYARYGLMRRRAIYGHDIHLTERELGVFNETGASVVYCPTSNFFLGSGCLNVKKLESEQHPVHVGLATDLGAGTSFSILQTMNEAYKAAQMNGTPYSSLHSFYLVGRGTAEALGLAGTIGSIEPGMEVDLAVINLKSTPIIEYRMRYAKSLEEVLFIQMTLADDRAIAATYIAGKEVYSA; encoded by the coding sequence ATGAGTATAAAAACTGCGATACGCGGTGCGATGCTTTCTTTTCGCAAAGACCCGTTTTTTCATGATATGGAAGATTGCTTGGTTTATGAGTCCGATGTCGTGGTGGTGATGGAAAACGGAAAGATTGTCAAAGCGGGCGCGGCGGATAAGATTTTGCCCGAGTTGGACGGCGTGCCTGTCAAAAGATATGCGGACAGCCTGATTGTTCCCGGCTTTATCGACTGCCATGTCCACTATCCGCAAACGGAAATCATCGCAGCCTACGGAGAACAGTTAATCAAATGGCTGAACAACTATACATTTATCGCAGAGCAGGGCTTTAAAAACAAAGAGCATGCCGACGAAGTGGCGGAAGTGTTTCTGCGCGAGCAGGTGAGTAACGGCGTGACTTCGTCAACCGTTTACTGCACGGTTTTCCCGCAGTCGGTCGATGCGGTTTTTGAAGCGGCGGCGAAATACGATATGCGGATTATGGCGGGTAAAGTGTGCATGGACAGAAACGCTCCCGCCGCCCTGTTGGACACGCCGCAGCGTGTCTACGACGAATCCAAAGCGCTGATCGGCAGATGGCACGGCAAAGGCCGCGCGGAATATGTCATTACGCCGCGTTTCGTGCCCACTTCGACACCCGAACAGATGGAAATGATCGGCGCGTTGGCGCAGGAAAATCCCGATATGCTGATTCAGTCGCACGTTTCCGAAAACGTCAACGAAGTCGCGTGGGTAAAAGAATTGTGTTCCGAAGCGAAAGACTACACCGACGCCTATGCCCGCTACGGCCTGATGCGTCGCCGCGCTATCTACGGCCACGACATCCATTTGACCGAACGCGAGTTGGGCGTGTTCAACGAAACGGGCGCATCGGTGGTGTACTGTCCGACCTCCAACTTCTTTTTGGGATCGGGCTGTCTGAACGTGAAAAAACTGGAATCGGAACAACACCCCGTCCATGTCGGCCTGGCAACGGATTTGGGTGCGGGTACCAGCTTTTCCATTCTGCAAACCATGAACGAAGCCTACAAAGCCGCTCAGATGAACGGCACGCCGTACAGCTCGCTGCACAGCTTCTATCTTGTCGGACGCGGCACGGCCGAAGCCTTGGGGCTGGCCGGCACAATCGGCAGCATCGAGCCGGGCATGGAAGTGGATTTGGCGGTTATCAACCTAAAATCGACGCCGATCATCGAATACCGCATGCGCTACGCGAAGAGCTTGGAGGAAGTGCTGTTCATCCAAATGACTTTGGCCGACGACCGCGCCATTGCCGCGACCTATATCGCGGGCAAAGAAGTTTACAGTGCATAA
- a CDS encoding aldehyde dehydrogenase family protein has protein sequence MTAKNLNVFDKEYGLLINGEWTKPGALLESYNPANNEVLAKFTDATDADVDAAVAAAQQAFKSWRKTTAAERAAILNKIADVIDENAELFALQETLDNGKPIRETRAADIPLASDHFRYFAGVIRGEEGTCNQIDQEDLSIVLREPIGVVGQIIPWNFPFLMAAWKIAPALAAGCTIVIHPSSSTSLSLLSFAQKINHLLPKGVLNVITGRGSKSGEYMLHHKGFNKLAFTGSTEIGRRIGIAAAEMLIPATLELGGKSANIFFDDMPFDKALEGAQKGILFNQGQVCCAGSRIFVQEGIYDKFVAALAEEFKKVKVGLPWEDDTQMGAQVSAGQLETILKYVKIGEQEGCRIITGGKKVEGALGQGEFLEPTLIEAPDNRGRVAQEEIFGPVATVIKFKTEEEVIAMANDSEYGLGGAVWSKDINRCLRVSNALETGRVWINCYNRLPAGAPFGGYKTSGIGRETHKMMLAAYTQVKNIYISTREEREGLY, from the coding sequence ATGACTGCCAAAAACCTGAATGTGTTTGACAAAGAATACGGATTGCTGATCAACGGCGAATGGACGAAGCCCGGTGCGCTTTTGGAATCGTATAACCCCGCCAACAACGAAGTGCTGGCCAAATTCACCGACGCAACCGATGCCGATGTCGATGCCGCCGTGGCCGCCGCGCAGCAGGCGTTTAAAAGCTGGCGCAAAACCACCGCCGCCGAGCGCGCCGCCATTCTGAACAAAATCGCCGACGTGATTGACGAAAACGCTGAGCTGTTTGCCTTGCAGGAAACGCTGGACAACGGCAAACCCATCCGCGAAACCCGCGCCGCCGACATCCCGCTTGCTTCCGACCACTTCCGCTATTTTGCGGGCGTGATTCGCGGCGAGGAGGGCACCTGCAACCAAATCGATCAGGAAGACCTGTCCATCGTCTTGCGCGAACCCATCGGCGTGGTCGGCCAGATTATCCCGTGGAACTTCCCCTTCCTGATGGCCGCCTGGAAAATCGCCCCCGCGCTGGCTGCCGGCTGCACCATCGTTATCCACCCCTCGTCCAGCACCTCATTGAGCCTCTTGTCGTTTGCCCAAAAAATCAACCATCTGCTGCCCAAAGGCGTGCTCAACGTCATCACAGGGCGCGGCAGCAAATCCGGCGAATACATGCTGCACCACAAAGGCTTCAACAAACTGGCCTTCACCGGCTCCACCGAAATCGGCCGCCGCATCGGCATCGCCGCCGCCGAAATGCTGATTCCCGCCACGCTCGAACTGGGTGGCAAATCGGCCAACATCTTCTTCGACGACATGCCGTTTGACAAAGCACTCGAAGGCGCGCAAAAAGGCATTCTGTTCAACCAAGGCCAAGTCTGCTGCGCCGGTTCGCGCATCTTCGTACAGGAAGGCATTTACGATAAATTCGTCGCCGCGCTGGCCGAAGAGTTCAAAAAAGTCAAAGTCGGCCTGCCGTGGGAAGACGACACCCAAATGGGCGCGCAAGTCAGCGCAGGCCAGCTTGAAACCATTTTGAAATACGTCAAAATCGGCGAACAGGAAGGCTGCCGCATCATCACCGGCGGCAAAAAAGTCGAAGGCGCATTGGGGCAGGGCGAGTTCCTCGAACCGACCCTGATCGAAGCGCCCGACAACAGAGGCCGCGTCGCGCAGGAAGAAATCTTCGGCCCGGTGGCTACGGTTATCAAATTCAAAACCGAAGAAGAAGTTATCGCTATGGCCAACGACAGCGAATACGGCCTCGGCGGCGCGGTGTGGAGTAAAGACATCAACCGCTGCCTGCGCGTCTCCAATGCGCTGGAAACCGGCCGCGTGTGGATCAACTGTTACAACCGCCTACCCGCAGGCGCGCCGTTTGGCGGCTACAAAACCTCCGGCATCGGCCGCGAGACCCACAAAATGATGCTCGCCGCCTACACCCAGGTGAAAAACATCTACATCAGCACCCGCGAAGAGCGCGAAGGTTTGTACTGA
- a CDS encoding hemin ABC transporter substrate-binding protein has protein sequence MMLALAAQAQAQRIVVLTPDVADVVVALGSLDEIVGKDQTVQNPALKGKPSIGVHRRLTVEPIAAAKPDIAIGSWMAQPASIFEHLKKAGINAVNVAPDDSIAAYPQSIRRVGELIGKKAQADKIAASWQAGMTQQPANGKRYLFSYDGRIVSGKNTAADEIIRRAGGINAAAAIDGLKPMSREAWIAAKPDIIIIADHNTAMIGSVKQFAERPEIAATNAAKNGKIYLWQANDMFRYGLDTPQVIKKLNGLGK, from the coding sequence ATGATGCTTGCCCTCGCCGCCCAGGCGCAGGCGCAGCGCATTGTCGTGCTCACCCCCGACGTGGCCGACGTGGTCGTCGCCCTCGGCTCGCTCGACGAAATTGTCGGCAAAGACCAAACCGTGCAAAACCCCGCCCTCAAAGGCAAACCCAGCATCGGCGTACACCGCCGCCTCACCGTCGAACCCATCGCCGCCGCGAAGCCCGACATCGCCATCGGCTCGTGGATGGCGCAGCCGGCAAGCATTTTCGAGCACCTGAAAAAAGCGGGCATCAACGCCGTCAACGTCGCGCCCGACGACAGCATCGCCGCATATCCGCAAAGCATCCGCCGCGTCGGCGAGCTTATCGGCAAAAAAGCGCAGGCCGACAAAATCGCCGCAAGTTGGCAGGCGGGCATGACGCAGCAGCCGGCCAACGGCAAACGCTACCTCTTCAGCTACGACGGCCGCATCGTGTCGGGTAAAAACACCGCCGCCGACGAAATCATCCGCCGCGCCGGCGGCATCAACGCCGCCGCCGCCATCGACGGCCTCAAACCCATGAGCCGCGAAGCGTGGATTGCCGCCAAGCCCGACATCATCATCATCGCCGACCACAACACCGCCATGATCGGCTCGGTCAAACAATTCGCCGAGCGCCCCGAAATCGCCGCCACAAACGCCGCCAAAAACGGCAAAATCTACCTCTGGCAGGCCAACGATATGTTCCGCTACGGCCTGGATACGCCGCAGGTGATTAAAAAACTGAACGGCTTGGGTAAATGA